The genome window CATCAATAAGATAACCGTGAAGTATTGTTTCCCTATTCCTCTTTTGGACTACATGTTAGATGAGCTGTATAGAGGGAAAATGTTCTCTAAACTCGATTTGCGAAGTGGTTATCACCAGATTCAAATTAAGCCTGGGGATGAATGGAAAATAGCATTCAAGAGCAATGATGGATTGTATGAGTGGCTAGTCATGCTATTCGGGCTATCCAATGCACTTAGCATATTTATGCGGCTCATGAATCAAGTTGTACGCCCTTTTATCGGTTCATTTGTTGTTGTTTACTTTGATGTTATTCGCATTTATAGTAAATCAAAATGTGAGTATTTGGAGTAATTGAGGATGGTGCTGGAAGTGTTGCATAAAAATAAGCTCTTCCTAAATATCAAGAAGGGCAGTTTTTTCACCAaccaattaatttttcttggcTATGTTGTGAGCTCTGAAAGTATTCTTGTTGACAACGACAAGGTGAAAGCCATCCAGGACTAGCTTCCACCCAAAATCGTTTCTGAATTACTTAGCTTTCATTAGTGGTGGAGCCAGGAATCTTAAACAATCAAGCTATCACTCAACCATTGATCTCCCATTTTGTTCTGAAATGGACCCTTAATAATATTCATGACTGACAATGCCCTCTCCACTGAAGCAGTTGCAACTGGTAAAACTAAAGACAATGTAATAAGCAAATTCACATAATTGAATACTTGACGCATCCTTGTCTCCACCATTTTTTCTTGCAAGATCACCAATCCCTTCCAATTGAGAGAAATCACTACTCGAATGCACATAATGAATATAAATCTCAAGTAGATCTTCAAGTGCCAAACAATCCTCATCCGAAAAGTCTTGAGGATAAAATTGAGCAAGACGAAGTAGCTTTGGTTTATCAAAAGCTATAAATGAATCTTTCGGACTCAAACATGCCAAACAAATAAGCAACTCAGTATTTACCTCATTAAAGCGATTATCTAACTCTATAATTTGCTCATCAATGACATAAATACAGAGTTCCACAAGATAATGATTATGATTTGTCTTTATTCGAGCATTATGCCTTGACCTCCCTAGAAGTATAAATGCCTATTCCATGTTAGGCACATCAATACGATGTTTctcagaaaaagaagataCTTCATTAACCAATGCATTGAACCCATTATTCCTCATCTAATGTAGCTTTTCATTCTATGATTTCATTAAAGCCATTGCTATCACAATTTCTTGATCTTTCCATTGCAATGCTTGTGACACACCATTTGTGAGTCCCAATATGGCTTTCATCAAGAAAAGgtgaaacacaaactcaaaagtaCGTATTTCTCTCATTAACTTATTTGCTTCACCTGCACTATTATTGGGATTATCATCAATAACCATTTGAAGCACATGAACGACGGATGAAAACATAGAAGTGATGATAATCAAGGTACCATAGTGTGAGTTCCATCGTGTGTCACCGGAACCTTTGAGACTTGTTTCTTGATTTAAGCCTAGCCCCGTTACAAGACAATCATTTTCAAAAGCTACCACAAGCTTTGCTTGGAGTTGCCCTC of Prunus dulcis chromosome 4, ALMONDv2, whole genome shotgun sequence contains these proteins:
- the LOC117625521 gene encoding uncharacterized protein LOC117625521, coding for MHVGPVESVHNKAREATTHLMNQNTHMETAMSKHSDEARKAYHTCLIASIKCTKFLLRQGLAFHGHDESATSSNMENYLELLQFLTDSDDKVREVVMENAPKNLKLIAPCIQKDLVNSCALETLDAIMDSLKDRFFSILVDEARFVGIQDVTDTISSSLKDAIDIFFSLNGMSLSKLRGQGNDGASNMKDIASFFATANSVVKHVWASCKRCDLLRGQLQAKLVVAFENDCLVTGLGLNQETSLKGSGDTRWNSHYGTLIIITSMFSSVVHVLQMVIDDNPNNSAGRSRHNARIKTNHNHYLVELCIYVIDEQIIELDNRFNEVNTELLICLACLSPKDSFIAFDKPKLLRLAQFYPQDFSDEDCLALEDLLEIYIHYVHSSSDFSQLEGIGDLARKNGGDKDASIATASVERALSVMNIIKGPFQNKMGDQWLSDSLIV